The Siansivirga zeaxanthinifaciens CC-SAMT-1 region TTTATATTAGAAAACACTTAGAAAAAGCAAGTGCACCACTTTTTACAAAAGAATACTATTCAGGTACAGATTGTATCATATTTAGATTGGGTGAAATATATCTTAATGCAGCAGAAGCAGCCATAGAATTAAATATGGAAGTTACTGCTAGAGACTTTATAGAGCCCATTAGAACAAGAGCAGGATTGCAACAAAATCTTCGTTTAGAGCCATATTCAGGAACAGATTTAAGAGATAGAATACGTAATGAAAGAAAACTTGAAATGGCTTTTGAAGACCATCGTTATTGGGATGTAAAAAGATGGCGTATAGCCACTGAAGCTTTAAGTATTCAGGTTGAAGGTTTGAGAATATTAAGACATATTGATGGTTTTGGAAATGAAACTTTTACCTATGAAACTTTTGATGCTGAAGCAAAAAAAATGAACTTTTCTGAACGTCATTACTACTTGCCCATTGGTCAAGGTAGAAGAAATAATAATAACAAACTCATAGAGAATCCGCTTTACGATTAAAATTATAAAAAGATAAACAGATGAAAACAATACAATTTTTAAGCAGGTTTTTAATGCTAGGAATTATTTTAATTTCTACAGGCTGTGCTGATGATGATAAGTTTGTAGCTTATGTACCTACAAGTGAAGACGCAGCATTTTCGTTTACATTTAGTGAGGAAAATCCAAATGAAGTTATATTTACTCCGAATACACAGGTTAAAACTTGGTATGTACATTGGGACTTCGGGGATAATTCTTCATCAGAAGACTATGAAACGCGTAAAATATTTTTAAGAAAGGGTGATTATGATGTAAGATTTAAAATTTTTACAGATGGAGGTGTAGCTGAATCTATTCAAACTATAGTAATTAATCAAGATTTCCAAGGGCCTAATGTTTTATTAAACGGAGAATTTAATGGTAGTGACTATTGGACTATTTTACCAATATCAGACAATGTTGATGTAAACTTTACAGGAGATAAAGCAGTTTGGACAGGCGGAAATTGGGGACAAGTAGGAATCTATCAACCAGTGCATGTTGAAGCAAATGTGCCTTACCAAATTGATATGGAAGTTTCAGGAAGTGGACTGACAGATTCTTGGTATGAAGTATATATTGGATCTGATATTCCAATGCCAGGGCAAGATTATGCTGATGGAGGTATTCGATTGGGATTGAATACATGGTCAGGATGTGGTAATGAACCTTTCAATGGTTTACTCACTGAAATTAGTTGTGTTGGTGAAGGAGATGGACTGGTTACATTTAATACTACAGGAACCGTCTATTTTGTTATTAGAGGAGGAGGTGCTGATTATGGTACTGGTCTTTCTTTAGATAATGTTTCTATAACACCGTTGTTGCCTGGTATTGAGCGAACAGACCCTTTGTTTCCTCCTATTGCAAGCTTTACCGTTGTTAAATCTGGTCTTGAAGCAACTTTTACAGATACATCTTTTTTCGGCGAATCTTATTTATGGGATTTTGGTGATGGTATAGGGACTTCTACTGAAAAGAATCCTACTTATACCTATGCTGAAGAAGGTACATATACAGTTAAATTAAAAGTTTCTAATGCAGATGGCTCTGATGAAGCTTTGAAAGATCTAACCTTTGGAGCTTCGCTTAATCTTATTAATAATGGAACTTTTAGTGACGATTCTGGATGGACCATTGTAAATCATTACGAAGCCGCTAACACAAATGGTATTGTAACCATTGCCGGTGGCGTAGCTAAGTTTAATGAAACAACAAATTCAGACTGGAAACATATGGGAATTTACACAGCTGTGGAGTTAGAACCAGGAACCTATCAGTTTGATATGGATATGACATATTCTGGAATTAATGACCTATGGGGTGAAGTATATCTTGGAGCAACAGCTCCTGTTCAAAACGCAGATTACACAGGTGACAAATATGTTTTAAAAGCATATAATGCCTGGGATTGCGGTGGCATTAAAACCTATTCAGGTTCTGCCATTGCATCTGGTTGTGATGGGGCTAATAACCCGGGGCAATTTGAAATTACTTCTGCAGGAACCTACTATATATTATTTAGAACAGGTGGTCGAACTTATGGAACTAGTGGGGTAGTTATAGATAATATGTCCATATTAAAAATTTAATAGTGTTTTAGTTTAG contains the following coding sequences:
- a CDS encoding PKD domain-containing protein is translated as MKTIQFLSRFLMLGIILISTGCADDDKFVAYVPTSEDAAFSFTFSEENPNEVIFTPNTQVKTWYVHWDFGDNSSSEDYETRKIFLRKGDYDVRFKIFTDGGVAESIQTIVINQDFQGPNVLLNGEFNGSDYWTILPISDNVDVNFTGDKAVWTGGNWGQVGIYQPVHVEANVPYQIDMEVSGSGLTDSWYEVYIGSDIPMPGQDYADGGIRLGLNTWSGCGNEPFNGLLTEISCVGEGDGLVTFNTTGTVYFVIRGGGADYGTGLSLDNVSITPLLPGIERTDPLFPPIASFTVVKSGLEATFTDTSFFGESYLWDFGDGIGTSTEKNPTYTYAEEGTYTVKLKVSNADGSDEALKDLTFGASLNLINNGTFSDDSGWTIVNHYEAANTNGIVTIAGGVAKFNETTNSDWKHMGIYTAVELEPGTYQFDMDMTYSGINDLWGEVYLGATAPVQNADYTGDKYVLKAYNAWDCGGIKTYSGSAIASGCDGANNPGQFEITSAGTYYILFRTGGRTYGTSGVVIDNMSILKI